A region of Natribaculum luteum DNA encodes the following proteins:
- a CDS encoding DUF7123 family protein: MSTTASPSTESKERRLKRYLRERVEDGELYFKGKFIADDVGLSPKEIGALMVKLSDSATDLEIEKWSYTSATTWRVEPA, encoded by the coding sequence ATGAGCACGACAGCCTCCCCCTCCACGGAAAGCAAGGAACGCCGCCTGAAACGCTACCTTCGCGAACGCGTCGAAGACGGAGAGCTCTACTTCAAGGGCAAGTTCATCGCCGACGACGTCGGCCTGTCCCCGAAGGAGATCGGTGCGCTCATGGTGAAGCTGTCGGACTCCGCGACCGACCTCGAGATCGAGAAGTGGTCGTACACGAGTGCGACCACGTGGCGCGTCGAACCCGCCTGA
- a CDS encoding molybdopterin synthase, whose product MKVLGICGRNVADDALERTADRIVDHLSREGRVGVIWYDATIADGTPELRDPSITPGGDVTYDLGADGDWTATGTDLSVSDALDTLAGDCAYAVVVGVESLRYPTVLVGEGDDVPQSTVATVPTPADLDLETIVEALEDAEPHETLESLVARIKRSPDADRAGAIATFTGRVRAKDSADDARTEYLEFEKYEGVADERLESLRTDLEDRDGVYAVELFHRTGVVRDGEDIVFVVVLAGHRGEAFRTVEDGINRLKDEVPLFKKEVTVDDEFWVHERA is encoded by the coding sequence ATGAAGGTACTCGGCATCTGTGGCCGCAACGTGGCCGACGACGCACTCGAGCGGACCGCCGACCGAATCGTCGACCACCTCTCCCGGGAGGGTCGCGTCGGCGTGATCTGGTACGACGCCACCATCGCCGACGGGACGCCGGAGCTACGGGATCCGTCGATCACCCCCGGCGGCGACGTCACCTACGACCTCGGTGCCGACGGCGACTGGACCGCCACCGGCACCGACCTGTCGGTATCCGACGCGCTCGACACGCTCGCAGGCGACTGCGCGTACGCCGTCGTCGTGGGCGTCGAGTCGTTGCGGTACCCGACGGTCCTCGTCGGCGAGGGCGACGACGTTCCGCAGTCGACCGTCGCGACCGTCCCGACGCCCGCCGACCTCGACCTCGAGACGATCGTCGAGGCGCTCGAGGACGCCGAACCACACGAGACGCTCGAGTCGCTCGTCGCCCGGATCAAGCGCTCGCCCGACGCCGACCGTGCGGGCGCGATCGCGACGTTTACCGGTCGCGTCCGCGCGAAGGACTCGGCCGACGACGCCCGAACCGAGTATCTCGAGTTCGAAAAGTACGAGGGGGTCGCCGACGAACGACTCGAGTCGTTGCGGACGGACCTCGAGGACCGCGACGGGGTGTACGCAGTTGAACTGTTCCACCGGACCGGCGTCGTTCGCGACGGCGAGGACATCGTCTTCGTCGTCGTCCTCGCCGGACACCGGGGCGAGGCGTTTCGAACCGTCGAGGACGGTATCAATCGCCTGAAAGACGAGGTGCCGCTGTTCAAAAAGGAGGTCACGGTCGACGACGAGTTCTGGGTTCACGAACGAGCCTGA
- the pyrH gene encoding UMP kinase, translating to MKVVVSIGGSVLVPEPGAGRVAEHAAVVEDLVADGCRVGAVVGGGGVAREYIGAARDLGANEIELDQLGIDVTRLNARLLIAALGEESVTAPALDYEEAGEALRRGNVCVMGGVAPAQTTDAVGAALAEYVDADLLVYATSVPGVYSDDPNETDDATKYEQLSASDLVDVIAGLEMNAGSSAPVDLLAAKIIQRSGMRTIVLDGTDPERIARAVRYGEHDGTDVIPEGVGEEPTYWADDE from the coding sequence ATGAAAGTGGTCGTCTCCATCGGCGGGAGCGTACTCGTGCCAGAACCCGGTGCAGGCCGGGTCGCCGAACACGCTGCCGTCGTCGAAGACCTCGTCGCGGATGGCTGTCGGGTCGGTGCCGTCGTCGGGGGCGGCGGCGTCGCCCGCGAGTACATCGGTGCCGCCCGCGACCTCGGTGCGAACGAGATCGAACTCGACCAGCTCGGGATCGACGTGACCAGACTCAACGCCCGCCTGCTCATCGCCGCACTCGGCGAGGAGTCGGTGACGGCCCCGGCGCTGGACTACGAGGAGGCCGGCGAGGCGCTCCGACGGGGGAACGTCTGCGTCATGGGGGGCGTCGCTCCCGCCCAGACGACCGACGCGGTCGGTGCCGCACTCGCGGAGTACGTCGACGCCGACCTCCTCGTCTACGCCACGAGCGTTCCCGGCGTCTACAGCGACGATCCCAACGAGACCGACGACGCAACGAAGTACGAGCAACTCTCCGCCAGCGACCTCGTCGACGTCATCGCCGGCCTCGAGATGAACGCCGGCTCCTCGGCCCCGGTCGACCTGCTGGCGGCGAAGATCATCCAGCGGTCGGGCATGCGGACGATCGTCTTGGACGGCACTGACCCCGAGCGGATCGCCCGCGCGGTCCGGTACGGCGAACACGACGGCACCGACGTCATCCCCGAAGGCGTCGGCGAGGAACCGACCTACTGGGCAGACGATGAGTAA